The following nucleotide sequence is from Flavobacterium sp. N1736.
GTTTTTTTGTTTTAGGTTTCAGGTTTTTTTTGTTTCAGGTTTCAACATTTGTCAGGCTGAGCGGAGTCGGAGCCCATTGCTATTGGAAATAAGATTTTAAAAACAAAAGTTCGCAAAGCTAAATGAATATAAAGCTTTGCGAACTTTGCGATAAAATACACGGTATAAAAAAAGCTGCAAAGAATATTTTCAATGCAGCTTTTATATTTTAATTATTCCTGACCTAGATTACGTAATTGTTTCAATTTATCTTTCCAAACTTCAAGGCTTTCCTTATGAACCGCTATGTTTTTACGAACTTCAAGAACAATTGAATTCTCTTTTTTCGCATTTTTAGTATTCGTGAAAAACTGAATATTATTTTCTAACTGAAAAATTTCGTTTTGTACTTCTTCAATTTTACGCATTAAGAAAATCTTTTCGTTGTCTAATTTTCTTGTGTCGTTACTTTCAGATAACGAATCAATTCTATTAGAAAAACGCATCATTTCAGTTTCTTTTTTACTTAAACTTAGTTTTTCAAAAAGAGCATCGAGAATTTTATTGAATTTTCCTTCGATATGACGTCTTGAAAAAGGCACTTTTCCAAATCCTTTCCAGGTTTCAATATGCAATTTAATAGCATCTAAATCTGTTTTATGGTCGCCTGTCAATTGATAAGCTCTCAAGATATCCAAGTACGCTTTTTTATTATCAAAAGCAGCTACTTCATCAACGTTTTCTTCAGATTTATGTTCTTTTAATTTGTCGAAATAATGATTACAGGCATCTTTAAATTCTTTCCAGATTTTATCTGAATATTTTTTAGGCACATGACCAATTTGCTTCCATTCTTCCTGAATTTGTTTCATGACAGGTGTTGTAGCAGCAAAATCTGTACTTTCTTGTAATTCTTTGGCTTTAGCAACCAAAGCCATTTTTTTATTTAAATTATCGTTTTGATCTTTTTTAATGTCTTTATAAAACGAATTTTTAAAAGAATTAAAGTTTCTGACAGCCGTTTTAAATGCAGCCCAAGTTTCTTCGTTTACATCTGATGGAACTTTACCGGCAGCGAAAAACTCATTTCTAAGTGCTTCAACTTTTTGTATTTGTAATAGCCATTGCGAATGAGAGTTTACTTTTTCAGTGCCAAGAACTTCGATTTTTGCAATAATTTCCTTTTTAACTTCCAGGTTTTGTTGCTCGTTTGCTCTTTGGCTTTCAAATAAAAGCTCTCTCTTATCATGGATTTTTTTAGTCAGTTCACTAAATTTATTCCAGATTGCATCACGATGTTCTTTAGAAACAGGTCCAATATCTTCTTTCCAGATTCTGTGCAAATCCTGCAATTCACGAAACGCTTTGCTGATGTCAGTTTCATTAACCAACTCTTCAACACGCGTAATAATTTTTTGCTTTTGCTCTAAATTGTATTTAAAATCTAAATCTCTGGCTTCACGGTCCAAATGCAGATAATCATAGAAATTTTCTACATGAAAATGATAATTATTCCAAACATGATTGTATTTATCCTTTGGAATTGCTCCTGCATTTTTCCATCTTTCTCTTAAATCATTAAAATGTTTCAGAGTATCTTTGATGTTTTCCTGCGGGTTTATAAGTTCTTTTAGTTCTTCAACAATAGCAAGTCGATTCTCTAAATTTGATTTTAAATTGGTTTGTAAATGCTTAAAATGCGCATTTCTTTTTTCTCTGAATACATTATAATATTCATCAAATTTAGATTTTAGCGGAGAATGATATTCAAATTCTTCATTAGGATCTTGTTTCGAAGCATTAAATTCTTCTTTTTTCTCCTCTATAAGGTGATTGTATTGTAATAAAAACGATTTTTTAATTTCTTCAATATGATCTTTTACAGACATTACTTTATCTGTATTGACAAGCTTCTTTAATTCATCAACAAGTGCATCCAGTGAGAAAGTATCATAATCCTGCATAGGAATATCATGACGCTCTTTTAGCGTCTCATCTTCGCTTTCTTCAGCATTCGAGTTTGTTATTTCGTCTAATGCTGTTTGATGATCGGTTTCTGTGGCTTCTTCAACATTTTCTACTTCATTTTCAGGAAGTGAAATTTCATTTTCCGCTGTGGCTTCAGACCCCGTTGTTTCAGTGGCATCATTTGGTAGAGAATCGCTAATTTCGATTCCTAATTTTCCGTCTGCTTCTTGCAGGTTGTCATTCTTTTCTTCTAACATTTTAAATGTGTAAGGTTTTTATTTTAAACATTGCGAAAGATAGTAAAGGTGTTTCTAAATACAAAATAAATCCTTTGTTTATACGTTATTTTACGGTGAAATTCTTATTTATTGAGTTGTTTTAAGGTTATGATAGATGTTTTTTTGCGTAATTTTTGAAGTTAATTTAAATTTTAAAATAATATTGTTTTAAGAAGAATAGTTAAAAAATAATATTTTAGTAAATAAGATCTTATTTTTTACCAAAGCTTAAAATAAAATTAACATACCAACTTCGATTCCAAAATTATATGATTTATGATTTCCAAAACCCACACTTGGGTGAATGTAAGCCATATCATTTGTTGTTATTCTTCGTCCAAATTCTACAAAAGCATTATTTGGATATCCCTTATTTGTTGCATTGTATCTAAAAGCAGCATCGACCGCGATCCAGTTTTTTCCAATAATAAACATCAGGTAATTTTCGAATGCTGTAACGTTTATGTTATCCCTATTATCAGAACCTGCAAAACTCAGTTGATTTTCTAAAGAAGCTATCCACAATATTTTGTCTTTCCTGATATATTTTCCGTAGAAAACTGCGGGAGCAAAAACCCATTTACCTGATCCACGTGCAGGGTCAGTGGCTGAATTGGAAATTACCCTGGCACGAAAAGCTATTCCGCCGGTTTTATGGTTTAAATAAGGAATATAACTAATTCCGGCTCCAATATCGCCAATTCCGGTTTGGTTTTCAGAATTAGAATTTGTTGAAATTAAAGGAAGATCAACTCTTAAATTCCAGGCTTTATTGGCAATCGGATGCAGAAAACGAAGTTGAGTTGTATTAAAAGAACCTGAATCTGTATCTAAATATTCATTAAATAACAGGATAGTTTTTAAATAATAATGATAGCGTGCTTCTGTATAAACATTTTTAGAAGAGTCTACAGAATCCTGCGCTTTTACAGA
It contains:
- a CDS encoding DUF349 domain-containing protein, giving the protein MLEEKNDNLQEADGKLGIEISDSLPNDATETTGSEATAENEISLPENEVENVEEATETDHQTALDEITNSNAEESEDETLKERHDIPMQDYDTFSLDALVDELKKLVNTDKVMSVKDHIEEIKKSFLLQYNHLIEEKKEEFNASKQDPNEEFEYHSPLKSKFDEYYNVFREKRNAHFKHLQTNLKSNLENRLAIVEELKELINPQENIKDTLKHFNDLRERWKNAGAIPKDKYNHVWNNYHFHVENFYDYLHLDREARDLDFKYNLEQKQKIITRVEELVNETDISKAFRELQDLHRIWKEDIGPVSKEHRDAIWNKFSELTKKIHDKRELLFESQRANEQQNLEVKKEIIAKIEVLGTEKVNSHSQWLLQIQKVEALRNEFFAAGKVPSDVNEETWAAFKTAVRNFNSFKNSFYKDIKKDQNDNLNKKMALVAKAKELQESTDFAATTPVMKQIQEEWKQIGHVPKKYSDKIWKEFKDACNHYFDKLKEHKSEENVDEVAAFDNKKAYLDILRAYQLTGDHKTDLDAIKLHIETWKGFGKVPFSRRHIEGKFNKILDALFEKLSLSKKETEMMRFSNRIDSLSESNDTRKLDNEKIFLMRKIEEVQNEIFQLENNIQFFTNTKNAKKENSIVLEVRKNIAVHKESLEVWKDKLKQLRNLGQE
- a CDS encoding lipid A phosphoethanolamine transferase, which produces MKKIYLCVLLIFSILFSVKAQDSVDSSKNVYTEARYHYYLKTILLFNEYLDTDSGSFNTTQLRFLHPIANKAWNLRVDLPLISTNSNSENQTGIGDIGAGISYIPYLNHKTGGIAFRARVISNSATDPARGSGKWVFAPAVFYGKYIRKDKILWIASLENQLSFAGSDNRDNINVTAFENYLMFIIGKNWIAVDAAFRYNATNKGYPNNAFVEFGRRITTNDMAYIHPSVGFGNHKSYNFGIEVGMLILF